A genomic stretch from Oncorhynchus tshawytscha isolate Ot180627B linkage group LG07, Otsh_v2.0, whole genome shotgun sequence includes:
- the LOC112254738 gene encoding guanine nucleotide exchange factor MSS4, whose amino-acid sequence MDNQEQCAPSEGCVDRSTLVSGVGKNIKSVLCQRCGSKVLCPGMAVFTEKELFLPSMRKKTTITQSEGSVDGDTLTTHWLVDDMYTFENVGFTKDVGRIKYLICADCEIGPIGWHCLDDKKSFYVALERVNHA is encoded by the exons ATGGACAACCAAGAACAGTGCGCTCCCTCTGAAGGATGCGTTGACCGGTCTACGCTGGTGTCGGGGGTTGGAAAGAATATCAAGTCAGTTTTGTGCCAACGTTGTGGATCGAAGGTCCTCTGCCCAGGGATGGCGGTGTTTACGGAGAAGGAG CTGTTCCTGCCCTCAATGCGCAAGAAGACCACTATCACCCAATCAGAGGGATCCGTGGATGGGGACACACTGACTACCCACTGGTTAGTCGACGACATGTACACTTTTGAGAATGTGGGCTTCACAAAGGATGTGGGGAGGATCAAGTACCTCATTTGTGCAGACTGTGAGATTGGACCCATAGGCTGGCACTGCCTGGATGACAAAAAGAGCTTCTATGTTGCATTGGAAAGAGTCAATCATGCCTAG
- the LOC112254739 gene encoding adiponectin receptor protein 1 produces MSGRNGSASDADCRISEDCRVPDVELMELGPLLEETGRQTAGKGMMSEESSVLPDEDDEEVEEVLTLPLQAHHAMEKMEEFVHKVWKGSWRVIPFHVLPEWLKDNDYLLHGHRPPMPSFRACFGSIFRIHTETGNIWTHLLGLILFIGLGTYTILRPNMYFMAPLQEKVVFGMFFLGAVLCLSFSWLFHTVYCHSEKVSRTFSKLDYSGIALLIMGSFVPWLYYSFYCSPQPRLIYLTIVCVLGIAAIIVAQWERFSTPAHRPTRAGVFMGLGLSGIVPTVHFTIEEGFVKATTVGQMGWFYLMGAMYITGAGLYAARIPERYFPGKCDIWFHSHQIFHVLVVAAAFIHFYGVSNLQEFRYGLEGGCTDDTLL; encoded by the exons ATGTCAGGCAGAAACGGGTCTGCGAGTGATGCAGACTGTCGGATCTCAGAGGACTGTCGGGTCCCGGATGTGGAGCTGATGGAGCTGGGACCCCTGCTGGAGGAGACAGGACGGCAGACAGCGGGGAAAGGCATGATGTCAGAA gagTCCTCAGTTCTGCCtgatgaggatgatgaagagGTGGAAGAGGTCCTGACGCTGCCCCTCCAGGCTCACCACGCAATGGAGAAGATGGAGGAGTTTGTGCACAAA GTGTGGAAGGGTAGCTGGAGGGTCATCCCATTTCATGTCCTGCCGGAGTGGCTGAAGGACAACGACTACCTCCTGCATGGACACCGTCCCCCCATGCCCTCCTTCCGTGCATGCTTTGGAAGCATCTTCAGGAtccacacagaaacaggcaacaTCTGGACCCACCTTCTGG GGCTGATCCTGTTTATTGGTCTGGGCACGTACACCATTCTGCGGCCCAATATGTACTTCATGGCCCCGCTGCAGGAGAAAGTGGTGTTTGGGATGTTTTTTCTGGGTGCTGTGCTCTGCCTCAGCTTCTCCTGGCTCTTTCACACCGTCTACTGCCACTCTGAGAAAGTGTCCCGGACCTTCTCCAA ACTTGACTACTCGGGTATCGCCCTGCTGATCATGGGTTCATTTGTGCCCTGGCTCTACTACTCATTCTACTGTTCCCCACAGCCACGCCTCATCTACCTCACCATTGTCTGTGTGCTGGGCATTGCCGCCATCATAGTGGCCCAGTGGGAACGCTTCTCCACGCCCGCACATCGGCCCACACGAGCAG GAGTGTTCATGGGCCTGGGACTGAGTGGCATCGTCCCCACAGTGCACTTCACTATCGAGGAGGGCTTCGTCAAGGCCACCACTGTGGGACAGATGGGCTGGTTCTACCTGATGGGCGCCATGTACATCACTGGCGCCGGACTGTACGCCGCCAGGATCCCCGAACGCTACTTCCCTGGCAAATGTGACATCTGG ttCCACTCCCACCAGATCTTCCACGTCCTGGTGGTGGCGGCGGCCTTTATCCACTTCTACGGCGTCTCCAACCTGCAGGAGTTCCGCTACGGCCTGGAGGGAGGGTGCACTGACGACACCCTTCTCTGA
- the LOC112254741 gene encoding NADH-cytochrome b5 reductase 3 isoform X1, producing the protein MGKCSPFDGHWHAGEVGSKWINPSFNSTGQMTDSVYGVMWFSTVAVTAGVLLLSTVGIIIALYLGKKKKPPVTLLDPTQKYQLTLIDKEVISHDTRRFRFRLPSAEHILGLPVGKHLYLSARIDGSLVVRPYTPVSSDDDKGYVDLVVKIYFSNVHLKFPDGGKMSQYLESLHLGDVVDFRGPGGLLEYRGHGQFAVQTDKKSPAEIKVASTVGLIAGGTGITPMLQLVRAIMKDSSDRTTCSLLYANQTEKDILLRDELEEVQARHPDRFKLWFTVDRAPEGWEYSEGFINVDMIQEHLPTPSEDTLVLICGPPPMIQFACNPNLDKLGYCQSQRFAY; encoded by the exons atgggcaaatgctcacctttcgatggccactggcacgctggagaagtgggCTCTAAATGgattaatcccagtttcaactctACCGGGCAGATGACAGATAGCGTGTATGGGGTCATGTGG TTCTCGACTGTAGCTGTGACTGCTGGGGTGTTATTGCTGTCCACTGTGGGCATAATTATAGCCCTCTACCTAGGCAAGAAGAAAAAGCCTCCAGTCACCTTGCTTGACCCTACCCAGAAATACCAGCTAACGCTCATCGATAAAGAG GTGATCAGCCATGATACTCGCAGGTTCCGCTTTCGGCTTCCCTCAGCAGAACATATCCTGGGGCTGCCCGTAG GGAAGCATTTATACCTCTCTGCCCGTATTGACGGCAGCCTGGTAGTCAGACCATACACACCTGTGTCCAGCGACGACGACAAAGGATATGTTGACTTGGTTGTGAAG ATCTACTTCAGTAATGTGCACCTCAAGTTTCCTGATGGAGGCAAGATGTCCCAGTACCTGGAGAGTCTGCACCTGGGAGATGTTGTGGACTTCAGAGGACCAGGAGGACTGCTGGAGTACAGAGGGCATG GGCAGTTTGCAGTTCAGACAGACAAGAAGTCTCCTGCGGAGATAAAAGTTGCCAGTACTGTGGGTCTGATAGCTGGAGGAACAG GCATCACCCCTATGCTACAGCTGGTGCGTGCTATCATGAAAGACTCCAgtgacaggaccacctgcagccTGCTGTATGCCAACCAG ActgagaaggatatcctgctgaGGGATGAGCTGGAGGAGGTCCAGGCCAGACACCCAGACCGCTTCAAGCTGTGGTTTACAGTGGACAGGGCACCCGAGG GCTGGGAGTACAGTGAGGGCTTCATCAATGTGGATATGATCCAGGAGCACCTGCCCACCCCCAGTGAGGACACCTTGGTGCTCATATGCGGTCCACCCCCCATGATCCAGTTTGCTTGCAACCCCAACCTGGACAAGTTGGGCTACTGTCAGAGTCAGCGCTTCGCCTACTAG
- the LOC112254741 gene encoding NADH-cytochrome b5 reductase 3 isoform X2, producing the protein MKYALFSTVAVTAGVLLLSTVGIIIALYLGKKKKPPVTLLDPTQKYQLTLIDKEVISHDTRRFRFRLPSAEHILGLPVGKHLYLSARIDGSLVVRPYTPVSSDDDKGYVDLVVKIYFSNVHLKFPDGGKMSQYLESLHLGDVVDFRGPGGLLEYRGHGQFAVQTDKKSPAEIKVASTVGLIAGGTGITPMLQLVRAIMKDSSDRTTCSLLYANQTEKDILLRDELEEVQARHPDRFKLWFTVDRAPEGWEYSEGFINVDMIQEHLPTPSEDTLVLICGPPPMIQFACNPNLDKLGYCQSQRFAY; encoded by the exons ATGAAGTACGCATTG TTCTCGACTGTAGCTGTGACTGCTGGGGTGTTATTGCTGTCCACTGTGGGCATAATTATAGCCCTCTACCTAGGCAAGAAGAAAAAGCCTCCAGTCACCTTGCTTGACCCTACCCAGAAATACCAGCTAACGCTCATCGATAAAGAG GTGATCAGCCATGATACTCGCAGGTTCCGCTTTCGGCTTCCCTCAGCAGAACATATCCTGGGGCTGCCCGTAG GGAAGCATTTATACCTCTCTGCCCGTATTGACGGCAGCCTGGTAGTCAGACCATACACACCTGTGTCCAGCGACGACGACAAAGGATATGTTGACTTGGTTGTGAAG ATCTACTTCAGTAATGTGCACCTCAAGTTTCCTGATGGAGGCAAGATGTCCCAGTACCTGGAGAGTCTGCACCTGGGAGATGTTGTGGACTTCAGAGGACCAGGAGGACTGCTGGAGTACAGAGGGCATG GGCAGTTTGCAGTTCAGACAGACAAGAAGTCTCCTGCGGAGATAAAAGTTGCCAGTACTGTGGGTCTGATAGCTGGAGGAACAG GCATCACCCCTATGCTACAGCTGGTGCGTGCTATCATGAAAGACTCCAgtgacaggaccacctgcagccTGCTGTATGCCAACCAG ActgagaaggatatcctgctgaGGGATGAGCTGGAGGAGGTCCAGGCCAGACACCCAGACCGCTTCAAGCTGTGGTTTACAGTGGACAGGGCACCCGAGG GCTGGGAGTACAGTGAGGGCTTCATCAATGTGGATATGATCCAGGAGCACCTGCCCACCCCCAGTGAGGACACCTTGGTGCTCATATGCGGTCCACCCCCCATGATCCAGTTTGCTTGCAACCCCAACCTGGACAAGTTGGGCTACTGTCAGAGTCAGCGCTTCGCCTACTAG